attttagtttgctgacgctttcagttttggagttaccagttatcaaagtttgggccaaaaagccctcaagaaacgaatagtacattccctgtaaacacaaaaacgccaaggtcatcccagaaaaagtaaaacattttttgaaacctccagttgggcttataacaaaagtaaaatttgggatctcgttggcgcgtcatgttacgcgcatctgaacctttgacgaacagtgccctcgtgccattttcaacgcctcataactcaacgcgcctataggatcccatgaattgaacaagttcaaatgaaagagcttgcatccctaaaacaaatttaagtgcaaagtgagtgggatctcgttggcgcagagagataatagaggtcaaagttcaaattttaccaatatattgcgttttcgcacctccgtaactctgcgcgccaacaacaaaaaattgttttttatggcaactgggtattggaacagttttcatctaatgacaaatgaaaaaaaaatcttgggatctctgcaacttgcatgtcaaaagattttttgaaaattttctaaagtattgtcattccacacaaatattggtgttttgtaatacattttctgtcaagcaccaacttcgaagccctgtcaacattttatcaaatgaagaagggctctataattaatttgggacaaccatatgtgcctagatattataagtggctgtCCCAAACTGAAAGGATAGAGTccttgttctttaaataaaatcttgaaaaggctctgaagttggttcttgacagaaaatataaaaaacacccatgttctttgtgacctttgaccttggctacagttaccaaccaacattaaactaacatcatttgtaaaaacaagtccaatCTATATCTGgaccaaaatttgttttggagacctatccccttcatggtttgccaagattttgaaattggggatatttctcactttcggttgccacagcaatgcaatgACATGCAGGCACGTATTGTGACCTTTggtctgtaatatttgttagcgccactcaaatcccatttggtttttgctttttatgtgttgctgagtaTCTATATTtaatcataaaacgcagacaatttaatgggatcatattggcacttggatttctagacgacgcaaaatcgcccgaaatagtcagtagtgtagttttatatgacctttgacctttgttatattggtgggccaacatgatcccaattatttttcaattgaaatctgtttaggaacactcaacttaaccaaatacaagaaaacattgatgggatcatgttggcacagatacttacagtgatgaaaaaagtgaatgttgtgccaatttaggccaaaatgtgtggaatggcaatactttagaaaattttcaaaaaaacttttgacatgcaagttgcagagatcccaagattcttttttcatttgtcattagatgaaaactgttccaacacCCGGTTGccataaaacaactttttgtggTGGGCGCAaggttacggaggtgcgaaaacgcaaaatattggtaaaatttgaactttgacctctattatttctctgcgccaacgagatcccacgcaccttgcacttcaatttgttttagggatgcaagctctttcatgtgaacttgtttaattcatgagatcttataggcgcgttgagttatgaggcgttgaaaatggcacgagggcactgttcgtcaaaggttcaggtgcgcgtaacatgacgcgccaacgagatcccacatttttttttttacttttgttataagcccaactggaggtttcaaaaaatgttttacttttgttaggatgaccttggcgcacatttttgtgtttacagggaatgtactattcgtttcacGAAGGCTTTTAGgccgaaactttgataactgataactcccaaaccgaaagcgtcagcaaactaatattttggatttattcgtttggtatgataatgtatcactctaattttttagaagaagatctgagaacccatgaatcaccacttggtacattcttacaggcaggggcTCTTAACAACATAGGCAAGCTCTTTGTTTAAGGGCCTTGAGtacaataatgtacatgtacctacgtGTAAACGTTAGAAGCCAACctgatgtttattttttatgtacaatgttttattgttgttttgcagCTTCAATGTGATTTCTTTCTGATGTTAACCTATTCTACAAGTCCGTGACACAGAAAAGTTGATATACATGTAATCATGGCATCTTCAGGGTCCCAGACAAGGAGTAGAGCCAAGGAAGAAGCAGCTAAGACTGGCAAGACTGATCCTGTGGCAGTAATCCAAGCAGAATTAGACAGTCTGATTGCAAAGTCTAGCAGTGACACAAGTACATCATCTCCTTCCAAAGCGACCAAGCCCACCACAGCAATCATAACAGCTACTACTAGTGAGACTACTGTTTCATCTTTACCCACTGAAGTCAGAGTGTCGTCAAGTGGAAATCCAACACAAGTTATAACTCTTCCTCCAGGGTCACCGGTGGGTAAGAcgatacaaaacattgttaagCGGAGCATACCATCTTCAACCTCTGGTCAAGTTGTTACCAAGGTAATAATAACACGGAACCCTTCAGGCAAACAGTCACTAGCTAGTACAGCTGGACTTACCACTGCAACAGTAACCAAGATGACCACAGGTGCAGCTCAGACCACTGGAGGAAGGCAGTTACTGTCCTCCGGATCACCTATCAAGCTTATTCCCATCTCTCAACAAGGCATGGTTCCCCAACAGGGAGTAGTCCAAAAAGGCATCGTCATCACAACATCCCCggcaaaacaaaatgtgaccAAAGTTCCAATTCCAATAATGAAAAGTCCAACAAAGACTGGACTAAGTATAATACCAAAGAAAATAGCTCCTTGCCCAACTCCACCACAAGGACTGATCGTCAAGACATGCTCAGGTACAACGAAAGGTGGAGTCTCATTGACATCTGTGTCTGGGGTCAAGACAGTCGCTATGGTTGCAAACACGGTAAGTTGTCAAAACTACTTCTTTTAAATCCTGCCATTTTAGGACCCAGAACATGGTTCACAGTAAAATCTTTAAAACCTTTTCATAACTACTGGGGACTGTtcatccattctgattggttgagaggagATTACAAGGCCATGCTTAAATATGCAATATATACATGGTGGGCAGTTTTTAAACATGGCTTTAggaaattttgctaaaaaagcACTATCAAATTTAAGTTGGGaggtaaaatatttggctttgGAAAGTTAAAACTTGCGTAGTAAACAAACTATATACATAAATCATTTgacactaccccccccccccccgccccccccgaaaaaaaagaaactcttCTTTGAAGGTATCAAACTGTTATATACTATAGATAATACCAGAATGTGGATATGATGAATTCATTGATGTGACTGATGTTTTGTACATAGGTGTCAAGCCAGGGTCAGACAAAGACTATTCAGATACAGCCAGCTATCCAATCACAGAGTAAACAACCCATCAGTACCAACATTACAGCTACATCTAAAGCAGGCCTAGTGACTACCCCAGCTACTACTGTACAGTCAGTCAACGTCCCTGGCTCCAAGTTCTCCTACATTAGACTGGTGACTGTAACTGCATCAAGTGCAGCAACTACCCAATGTGAGTTTACATCCAGTTCTGTAACAGAATGGAGCttgaccatagagttatatataagaactagagggcgcaccgGCCTTTATACGCGGCCCCGGCAAGCacccaggcggccattttcaaAGTTGCCAAAAcagcatctcacagcgtgtgtttgtgcggccattttgtaagttgacagaACAGAATCgtgtagcgttcaataaacacaaattacaatgtgtacttcatattcaacgcacgtacagaatggcgcgcatTTCTCCTTGCTGTCCCGTTGCGTTTGTGCAAGCtacatcaccagtgcgccctctagttcttctatataactctatgaggtTGACATTCtacagtggggggggggggggggaggtttggTACATGTGTTTATGTGTGTATAATTGTGTACATAGTACAATGCTCACTAAGCATATTATGTGGACTATGTACTGAACATGTTTGATAGTTAGTATGAGTGTTAACACTTACTTAATACTTAGTTTAATACTACTGCTGATAGGCAGCATACTGCGCCACAGtacattatacaaatattgagtggaatgggaggaatattattgcAAGGtcaaatttggactgttccatttcacgaggcgaagccaagtgaaatggaacacctcaaattttaccgagcgataataatCCTTCCATTCCATGAATTAAAgccattcaatatttgttttatatacatgtaactgacatagatccttgtcatttgatgtattttaaaagtttaacattatgaaaaatcacacaaattactgacaaccaaaaatcatatagcgccgcgtagtggcaacaatgcacaattaattggatcacaaccttttgacATCTTCTTTATTATGTGGACCATTTGTAAGTCTGAAATTCGGACCCTGATATTTTCATAAGTGAAagctattttgtttgtttatacattgtaataaactaagaggtacatgtacctaGCAAGATATTATTGTATACAAAATTTTGACAGCCCATGCCTGTCAAATAAATCGAGGTAGAAGATTTTGAGTTCCTCGTGTTAGCATTTTTGACAGACCTCAACGACCTGTTAGATAATTGAGGTATTTGGATGATCAAAATTTCATACTTGCGtggcatttatttaacttttgaaTGCGCAGGTGGTGGGGGATGTTGACAACTAATTTAACGGCAAAATACAATCAAAGTCcgacaataaaaaaaagaagacattttTAAGACATTCTAAACGTtcgaaaaaaatacaaagaaaatcgtacaaataatagttattttgtgaCAATTATTGCTGCGATACCTGGTCAACTATCAGAGTAATCAGTTTTACAAATCTCCAGCGATGTAATTTTTCCTTGTCTGTCATTTACTTCAGCGCGACATTCATGAATTTTCCGATCAGCCTGTAAGATGACCTTTGACACGAGACATTCCCCTCAAACGTctgcttgtagtcaggcaccctcagTGTTTTTATGGAACGCGCGATCAGCACGTTTTTCTGCGCGATCTTACACTCGGGCAAAATAATTCTGTCAAGAAAATGACTTTGACATTTACTGCCATTCGACAATCCATCGGAAAAACCAAAACGTCTTTCAGATGATTTACAACGGAAATACTTTCTTCAGAACGCAAGATTTTGGAAACTAAATCAACTTCCGCTCAGTTGATGTGGATTGCGCGAAGGTAATAAAGTCTGGAATGTCATTTTGCAATTAAGTCCGTCTTGTTTTTTGGAACGTCATGCAAATCTGTAATTTTTTTGCAATCGTCACTTAAAATagtattttgcctctttgtttttaattggtcttgtttctgtttagccttttagtttttattgttaggCGCATAGAGGAATCTTTTATTCAtaatgcgccttataaatgctgtttattatttttattattattaaaatctgTCAAAACATACATTCGATACTTACGTTTTTtacctaaaaaaacaaatgtggACGCTTGacagagtttttatttttgatagatATTAGGTATGAGAGGCTGCAATAATCAGAAAAATTACAGTAGTCTTgtggcagaaaaaaaattattacacGTACAGACAATTATTTGCTTTGTTTATCTGTCAACCTTTTGCCCTCCTCTGTCAGGCTTATATTTTCtgtgtttggtgttttgttgattttttactgattttgtTTGAAAGTACATCTGTTGGGCCTCATTATAGTAAACAATGAATGTTCCTTGTCATTTActcaaagggaaggtacacgtttgggaattgtcaaagaccagtcttctcacttggtgtatcccatcataagcataaaataacaagcctgtgaaaatttgggctcaatcggtcatcgaagttgcaagaaaatgatgacagaaaaatcatccttgttggacgaatttgtgtgctttcagataggaatagcgcgaatagaagtcttttattattttactgaGGAATtacctttctctaaaactatgttacttcagagggagttgttttccacaatgttttatactatcaacagctctccaatgctcgttaccaagtcacttttaatatttgttttgagtaactaccaaacgtgtaccctccctttaagctAGTTTTGAATTAAATATATACAACCACAGGTTTCACTGCTGCAGacttaacatttttaaaatgatcaCCACACGATTAAAATTAACTGAACTATCCTTAACATTTATGTatacaattatttgaaatatctgaaaaggtcaaaaataattttttgaaaaatgacatttgaggttgtaaaatggtccatatttcaaagaagatgccttttgcacaggtgctcctttgttttagcagcggtgCGGCGatgctgtactgctcaaaaacattgggaacaaggatgatcctaagtGTTGAATgtgaaatgctattccccatgggcaagtaggtctttttgatcgccggtgcggatgggagtaatagtgaatgtcacgtgaagtaagttccaccaatcaaatgacaaggatctgcacgtgtatgtcagttatatatattttgtaaaccattacatggtgctatgtaaaatgaTTCTagaggtctcataattcaaacataattCCAcatataccttgcaggaaaatactgtttaatgaaagtgccttgagcgtcactgagtgacggatatgcgcgctacATTGtacaagaagccactattattatgattattactTAAAATGCATACAGTATTGTGCTGATGAGAGGGACTGATGAATGTCTTTTCAGGACACCTTTCTACTAAATACACATGCCAAATATTGAACAACTTGAAACCCTGTTCTTTAGTAATATCGAAAATATTTAACTATTTATTGCTAAAAGTTTGTATGTTCAATGTAACACATTTATAGAGTTACAGTGTAGACTGGTAAACGCATTGAGGAACTGACAATGGTTATGTACCCACGTATGAGACTCATGAACAATAATTTCACCCAGTATTGTCACCCAATTCtcagtttgttttttaccaTACGCTGTTACTTATtttattggtattttttttctgtgtagCGAAACCTGTGATGGTGACCACGACTGCTAAACCAATTGCTCCGGCTGTGACATCAGTACATAGTATTGTCAGACCTGCCATAAACCCAGTCAAGGTGAACGTGCCTATTGCACCGGCACAGGTAAGCATGGTAAGACATCATCAAACAGTtctataataaatattttttattaaagacaccggacactattggtaattgtcaacgaccagtcttctcacttgttgtatctcaacattatgcatcaaataaaacctgtgaacattttagctcaattggtcttcaaagttgaaagataataattatagaaaaaacacccttgccacacaaagttgtgtgctttcagatgcttgatttcgagacctaaaaatttATCTGAGACcttgaaatcaatttcgtggaaaattacttctttttcaaaaactacgttacttcagagggagccgtttctcacaatgttttatactatcaacctctcccattaatcgttaccaagtacataaggttttatgctaatatcaattttgagtaattaccaatagtgtccactgcctttaaatatccaacagcacaattatcaccaataacaggatgaacagtttaaaacaagaagaaaatgtttagttttagatgtggaagtAAAGCCCCAATTgcggaaaaaacacacaatcagGTGGGGAATGGAAATTGAATCTTAGGCTCCGGTTTGAAGTGGGGTTTGAACCAAGGTCCACAGAGACGAAAGGCTGGGAacgaaaccactgagccaacctgatccccCAAACTTTTCTGGTCCTGATAACAGTCAGAATAAacatttcttttgcaacgtcacagcctgagtttttgccaacccaggaggtaggaaaactatggaaagccaaaaatgcaaatcaaaaatgGATCACTACTATTTGTaacaatgtacacaaatatccaaacattgtgttgattttgttgtaaataaaacaactaattatgggaggtattttatttaattgatcagattgcagaaaatgttgaatttggttaaaacatctatAATAACAGTTGAGTGTTTCACTGacattcggccgtccatgccaaccaaggcggtttgtttatcaacaaaggAAAGGTCTATACAAAATTTGTTGTACTTCCTCTATGTCTAAGCTAAAAGACATTTAAGATTGTGAGATCATGGTGTGATAAAAACCATGAGTCTATCACTTCACTTTGAGCAAAAGCTGCCGGCTAAGAAATCACTGAAAAAGGGTAGTCAAGTTTTTAAAACTaggttttaaatgtaaaatgtttATGATGTACTACACTAGTGTTGATTCTATACAGGCAAGCCGCAGCAATGTTACCCAGGCTGCAACAGGTTCCGGTCAGAATCGAATGATCATGCCAGCCAATACCCAGCTAAAGATTATAAACCCAGTAACAGGAGAGACAAGGTTTGCTGCATTCCCACCAGGTACAACACTACTGGCACCATCTGGTAATATCCTACAAAGCTTTGCTATGGTTCCAATGGTTCAGCAGGTAAGTACCTAGGTTTCTTTATCCCACTCTAATTTCTTGTAATAAAgcgaatacatttttttaaaacatgtttag
This Asterias amurensis chromosome 21, ASM3211899v1 DNA region includes the following protein-coding sequences:
- the LOC139952956 gene encoding protein lin-54 homolog isoform X4, whose amino-acid sequence is MEIFKFGSQTRSRAKEEAAKTGKTDPVAVIQAELDSLIAKSSSDTSTSSPSKATKPTTAIITATTSETTVSSLPTEVRVSSSGNPTQVITLPPGSPVGKTIQNIVKRSIPSSTSGQVVTKVIITRNPSGKQSLASTAGLTTATVTKMTTGAAQTTGGRQLLSSGSPIKLIPISQQGMVPQQGVVQKGIVITTSPAKQNVTKVPIPIMKSPTKTGLSIIPKKIAPCPTPPQGLIVKTCSGTTKGGVSLTSVSGVKTVAMVANTVSSQGQTKTIQIQPAIQSQSKQPISTNITATSKAGLVTTPATTVQSVNVPGSKFSYIRLVTVTASSAATTQSKPVMVTTTAKPIAPAVTSVHSIVRPAINPVKVNVPIAPAQASRSNVTQAATGSGQNRMIMPANTQLKIINPVTGETRFAAFPPGTTLLAPSGNILQSFAMVPMVQQQVVTQAKPVAPQNFVSLAPSGGVPQAPTPRPHSPPPPSRIINGRRSIPSDADQRPRKPCNCTKSQCLKLYCDCFANGEFCNSCNCNNCYNNLEHEDDRARAIKACLDRNPNAFKPKIGKGRNGELDRRHNKGCNCKRSGCLKNYCECYEAKILCSNNCKCVGCKNFEESPERKTLMHLADAAEVRVQQQTDANTKLQFQDFPSRPATVNDSGERLPFSFITNDVAEATCQCLLAQAEQTEQKHHSQAKAEKLILEEFGQCLWQVIDSAGKTKGMSA
- the LOC139952956 gene encoding protein lin-54 homolog isoform X2; amino-acid sequence: MEIFKFGSQTRSRAKEEAAKTGKTDPVAVIQAELDSLIAKSSSDTSTSSPSKATKPTTAIITATTSETTVSSLPTEVRVSSSGNPTQVITLPPGSPVGKTIQNIVKRSIPSSTSGQVVTKVIITRNPSGKQSLASTAGLTTATVTKMTTGAAQTTGGRQLLSSGSPIKLIPISQQGMVPQQGVVQKGIVITTSPAKQNVTKVPIPIMKSPTKTGLSIIPKKIAPCPTPPQGLIVKTCSGTTKGGVSLTSVSGVKTVAMVANTVSSQGQTKTIQIQPAIQSQSKQPISTNITATSKAGLVTTPATTVQSVNVPGSKFSYIRLVTVTASSAATTQSKPVMVTTTAKPIAPAVTSVHSIVRPAINPVKVNVPIAPAQVSMASRSNVTQAATGSGQNRMIMPANTQLKIINPVTGETRFAAFPPGTTLLAPSGNILQSFAMVPMVQQVVTQAKPVAPQNFVSLAPSGGVPQAPTPRPHSPPPPSRIINGRRSIPSDADQRPRKPCNCTKSQCLKLYCDCFANGEFCNSCNCNNCYNNLEHEDDRARAIKACLDRNPNAFKPKIGKGRNGELDRRHNKGCNCKRSGCLKNYCECYEAKILCSNNCKCVGCKNFEESPERKTLMHLADAAEVRVQQQTDANTKLQFQDFPSRPATVNDSGERLPFSFITNDVAEATCQCLLAQAEQTEQKHHSQAKAEKLILEEFGQCLWQVIDSAGKTKGMSA
- the LOC139952956 gene encoding protein lin-54 homolog isoform X1, which gives rise to MEIFKFGSQTRSRAKEEAAKTGKTDPVAVIQAELDSLIAKSSSDTSTSSPSKATKPTTAIITATTSETTVSSLPTEVRVSSSGNPTQVITLPPGSPVGKTIQNIVKRSIPSSTSGQVVTKVIITRNPSGKQSLASTAGLTTATVTKMTTGAAQTTGGRQLLSSGSPIKLIPISQQGMVPQQGVVQKGIVITTSPAKQNVTKVPIPIMKSPTKTGLSIIPKKIAPCPTPPQGLIVKTCSGTTKGGVSLTSVSGVKTVAMVANTVSSQGQTKTIQIQPAIQSQSKQPISTNITATSKAGLVTTPATTVQSVNVPGSKFSYIRLVTVTASSAATTQSKPVMVTTTAKPIAPAVTSVHSIVRPAINPVKVNVPIAPAQVSMASRSNVTQAATGSGQNRMIMPANTQLKIINPVTGETRFAAFPPGTTLLAPSGNILQSFAMVPMVQQQVVTQAKPVAPQNFVSLAPSGGVPQAPTPRPHSPPPPSRIINGRRSIPSDADQRPRKPCNCTKSQCLKLYCDCFANGEFCNSCNCNNCYNNLEHEDDRARAIKACLDRNPNAFKPKIGKGRNGELDRRHNKGCNCKRSGCLKNYCECYEAKILCSNNCKCVGCKNFEESPERKTLMHLADAAEVRVQQQTDANTKLQFQDFPSRPATVNDSGERLPFSFITNDVAEATCQCLLAQAEQTEQKHHSQAKAEKLILEEFGQCLWQVIDSAGKTKGMSA
- the LOC139952956 gene encoding protein lin-54 homolog isoform X3, with amino-acid sequence MASSGSQTRSRAKEEAAKTGKTDPVAVIQAELDSLIAKSSSDTSTSSPSKATKPTTAIITATTSETTVSSLPTEVRVSSSGNPTQVITLPPGSPVGKTIQNIVKRSIPSSTSGQVVTKVIITRNPSGKQSLASTAGLTTATVTKMTTGAAQTTGGRQLLSSGSPIKLIPISQQGMVPQQGVVQKGIVITTSPAKQNVTKVPIPIMKSPTKTGLSIIPKKIAPCPTPPQGLIVKTCSGTTKGGVSLTSVSGVKTVAMVANTVSSQGQTKTIQIQPAIQSQSKQPISTNITATSKAGLVTTPATTVQSVNVPGSKFSYIRLVTVTASSAATTQSKPVMVTTTAKPIAPAVTSVHSIVRPAINPVKVNVPIAPAQVSMASRSNVTQAATGSGQNRMIMPANTQLKIINPVTGETRFAAFPPGTTLLAPSGNILQSFAMVPMVQQQVVTQAKPVAPQNFVSLAPSGGVPQAPTPRPHSPPPPSRIINGRRSIPSDADQRPRKPCNCTKSQCLKLYCDCFANGEFCNSCNCNNCYNNLEHEDDRARAIKACLDRNPNAFKPKIGKGRNGELDRRHNKGCNCKRSGCLKNYCECYEAKILCSNNCKCVGCKNFEESPERKTLMHLADAAEVRVQQQTDANTKLQFQDFPSRPATVNDSGERLPFSFITNDVAEATCQCLLAQAEQTEQKHHSQAKAEKLILEEFGQCLWQVIDSAGKTKGMSA